The Candidatus Atribacteria bacterium ADurb.Bin276 genome contains the following window.
CCTTTTTTCTTCCAATTGGCTATTCTATTCCGGCTATATTTCATGCTTTTGCAGGTCCCCGATTTATTGCTGAGCAGTTTGGCATTACAGATTATTCAATACTTCGTGCTGTTTGCTGGCATGCAACTGCCTGTGAAGATATGAGTAATTTTGATAAAATACTTTTTGTGGCTGATTTATCGGAAAGTGGACGTCGATTCCAAGAAAGTGATACAATTCGTGAAGCTTTGCAGAGAGGACTTCAAGTAGCTTTTACAAAAACTTTAGAAATGAAAGTGAATTATTTACTTTCAACAAAGAAAATTATTTATCCAGCCAGCTTGGAAGCTTGGAATAAAATTATTGGAATATCCATAGAGGAAGCGAATGAAAAGAAGCAGAAGAAAGAAAAGTTATAAATATTTATATTTAGCCATTGGGTTTATTATAGGCGGAATCCTTTTTTTTGGTCTCAATAATCATAATATTCGGAATAAATTGGTACAAACGGTTATGGGTTATGCCCCACCAGAAAGTACCACTATTTTAGTAGTTGGTCAGGATAGCATTAAACCCTTGCGGAGTGATACCATTATTTTACTTTGTCTCAACACCAAGAGTGAAGAAATTCTTTTGTTTTCCATCCCCCGCGATACCCGCATTGAAGTACCGGGTAATGGATATGATAAAGTCAATCATTCTTATGCCAAGGGCGGGATCCAACTTCTCAAAGAAACGATTGAGAAAAACTTAGACATTCATATTCCTTATACAGTAGAAATCAACTATCAAGGATTTGAAAAGGTTATTGACCTGTTGGGCGGAGTGGAAATTGACGTAGAAAGTGATATGAAATACACTGATCGAGCTCAGGACTTGGTAATCAATATTTCAGCAGGCAAACAGCGCCTGAAGGGCGATAAAGCCTTACAATATGTTCGGTATCGTAATGATAAGTTGGGAGATATTGGTCGAATCAAAAGGCAGCAAAATTTTCTTCAGGCTTTATTTCATGAGATTGATAATCCCTTAAATCTTCCTAAAATGCCACAAATTATCCAAGAATTACGTCAAGCCTTGATAACCAATTTTTCCAATGAAGAACTTATTAATTTAGGTCTTTGGTTTAAGGACTTAAATGAAAGAGTGATGATAACCGATATGATGCCAGGGGAAGCAGCCTATATAGAGGGGGTAAGTTATTGGGAACCAGATTTAGACACATCAAAAAAGTTGGTTACCGAATTCTTTCTCAAAGAGAAAAGAGTAGAGGAACAGCCGAATGAATCCTAAAGAAAAATGTTTAATCGTTTTGGATGTCGCCGATGAAAAGAAAATGCAGGACGTTGTAATTCTTGACCTGAGGGATGTTTTTCCCGTGGCTGATTATTGGGTTATTGGCAGTGCTGCGACATTTATCCAAACCAAAGCTATTGCCGAGGAAATAAAAAAGACCTTGGACTCCTACTCAGTTCAACCCTTTCATATTGAGGGATTCGATGTTGGTGAATGGATTCTTATGGATTACGGTGATGTTATCGTTCATATTTTTCGAGAGGAAGAGAGACACTATTATCTGTTGGAAAAGTTATGGAGAAATGCTCATTTGGTTTATTCTAAGGAATTACAGATAAATAAGATCAGCGAAATAGATTGACATCGTAGTGGAAAATATGTTATTTTACAGCTTTGGGTTCTCATCATACTATGAGTTTAATCCCAGATAAAAAGGTGAAGAGAAACTAATTTTTATTAAAACCATGATAAAAAGTGCCAATGAGGCAGTGATAGAATACAAATTATTAAATTGATAATTCGAAAATGAAGTCGGTATGAAAAGGGAGGTCAAAAAATGCCAGGGAAAAAGTATCAAATAACGTCGGAATCAGTAACCGAGGGCCATCCCGATAAAATGGCGGACCAGATTTCGGATGCCATCCTGGATGCTATTTACGAACAAGATACTAAA
Protein-coding sequences here:
- a CDS encoding putative nicotinate-nucleotide adenylyltransferase, coding for MNEYITKQLKNMISPSRFNHSIRVAEEARTLAVDFGEDPEKSYLAGLLHDSARALACKEMVQYIPPFFLPIGYSIPAIFHAFAGPRFIAEQFGITDYSILRAVCWHATACEDMSNFDKILFVADLSESGRRFQESDTIREALQRGLQVAFTKTLEMKVNYLLSTKKIIYPASLEAWNKIIGISIEEANEKKQKKEKL
- the rsfS gene encoding Ribosomal silencing factor RsfS is translated as MNPKEKCLIVLDVADEKKMQDVVILDLRDVFPVADYWVIGSAATFIQTKAIAEEIKKTLDSYSVQPFHIEGFDVGEWILMDYGDVIVHIFREEERHYYLLEKLWRNAHLVYSKELQINKISEID
- the msrR gene encoding Regulatory protein MsrR; its protein translation is MKRSRRKKSYKYLYLAIGFIIGGILFFGLNNHNIRNKLVQTVMGYAPPESTTILVVGQDSIKPLRSDTIILLCLNTKSEEILLFSIPRDTRIEVPGNGYDKVNHSYAKGGIQLLKETIEKNLDIHIPYTVEINYQGFEKVIDLLGGVEIDVESDMKYTDRAQDLVINISAGKQRLKGDKALQYVRYRNDKLGDIGRIKRQQNFLQALFHEIDNPLNLPKMPQIIQELRQALITNFSNEELINLGLWFKDLNERVMITDMMPGEAAYIEGVSYWEPDLDTSKKLVTEFFLKEKRVEEQPNES